The window TTTTTATCGGCAAACAAACGAGTAATGCCAAGCATAGTGGTTCCCGGCACATCAAGCATAGTTAAGATAGCGTTATTCAAAAGGTATTCAAGACGAGGCCCCCAAGAATATCCAAATTGCTTGGAAAACGCCCCCAAAAGGCCTGACGCCATAAGGTTTTTCTGGCTCGGGTCGGAACATTCAAGCATATTAAGCCCCACCGGGTATTCCGTGTCCGAAGGGTCAAAAATAACCACATCCTCAATACGGTCATCCGGAACATTATTAAGCACAAAATCCACCAATTCGCCGTGAGGGTCAATAACCCCAACGCCAAACCCTTTTTGCATATCCTGAATTATCATATTCTTAAAAATCGTGGATTTTCCCGTACCCGTTTTCCCTACCAAATACATATGGCGATCGCGGTCGGCGTTATCGTTTCGTATGCCAAACTTAATTTTTTTATCCCTAAAAGTAGTGGTGCCAAAAAAGGTGCAGTTTTCCGTAGGCAGATTTAAAGGGGGTTCCCCTCGGCTTGCCAATGTCCAGGAGATATTAGGAGTATCCACTTTAGAGGAAGGCAGATGAAAAATGGAAGCGAGTTCCTCGGTATTTAGTAATATCATTTTGTTGGTATGCAAAGTTCTTTTCTTAAAATCATCAATAGTGTCGTTACTATCATCCGTCCAATCGGCGCCTTTTAAACTGTTAAGGCTGGAAGTGGAAAACTGCCTAAACGAAGCGGTAACTCCGCGAATAATGTCTTCTAATCGCAAGGTGTCATCGGCAAAAGCGGCTATTTTTATTTCCACCTCAAACCCCATTTTGGAAAGTTTATTTCCAATAGCTTCAAGCTCAAGCTCCTTATCTCCAGAAAGTTTTGGCGACACGGGCGATAAAGGTTTGTATGCTGGCGGTGGAGGGGGTTCGTTGGACACTATTTTTTTTGGAATTTCCACAAAAACGATGGACAAAATTTCGCTCAAAGCGTCTTTTAGTATTTCGCGCAAAGAAAGTTTTATTTCTTTAGCGCCTTCCGTTATTCTTTTAATATACTCATACCCATCTTCCTGCCACCCATCGGGAATAGGGCGAGCTAGAAACTGCAACCAGATTTCTTCGTTATCATTAACATTGCTTAAAGCGCTGGTTATAGCCGCAAGAGGGTCAACTTCAAAATCCCTAAAAGTTTTTATAGGAAACATTAAATCTTTAGCAAGCATAAAATGCCCGCCTCTAGAAAATTTGGGGACTTCGGATTTAACAAAATCTGTACTTTCGGTAATTTGCGCGTCGGGATATTGGGCGTAAAGCTGGCTTTCAACAAACCCTCTTAAATGTTTGGGAACGGTGCAGTAAAAACCAATGCCGTTTTTGGTAGCGGAGATTTCAAATGCGGCGTGTTCCTGCTCGCCAATATCTTCCCGCAAAAGTCCATGCAAAGAGGAGAAAAACTGTTCGGCGGCTAAGGGAGCGGCTTGAAGTTCGGTATGTTTTTCAAACTGCATTTTGGGAACGCGGATATGCAAAGTTACATTATCAAATTCTATTTTTGAGGATAAAAAATTTTTCTTTTTAAGAAGTTTAACCACAACAAAGACGACCCCAGCGCCTGCCAGCAAAGCTGTAATTATTAAAAACATTCTCTCCATAAAAACTCCTCTGTCTCTCGTATCCTTTATCTTATTATTATATCACATATTATATCACATACAAAATTTTTATGTTTTCAATCCCCCCATACCCACACCCGGTGTGCAATTTTTCCCACCCCTCCAATCCAATCCCGACTTTAGGTCGGGATTTATGGTTGGTAAAATCGTCGCAGTAGCTCCTCTTTAACCAACCATAAACAAAAGCGCCGAGCTATTTTGGCCCGGCACTTTTTAGAAAGGAGAGAGAGACTTAAGTAGTATTCTTTCATAAAACATTACCAATGTCAAGCCCCAAAATAACCACCACTTCCCCACGAAAAAAAGGCTCTGTTCCGCTCTCCACAGCGTCTCGGTCTTTTATTTCCGCTATGCCAAAAACGCGGGATAGTTTCTGCGAGGTTTTGGACAAAGGGTCTACGGAAACTAAAAAACTTTTCTCATACTTTTTTTCGGTATTGCCTACATCCAGCAAAGTTAATCCGCTATTTTCAACTACCCTGCCCCCCCACCCAGCAAGCCCCGCTATCTCCGCGCCGTTTAAAATCATTATTCGCGCGTTTTCCTCCCCCGTAATACCCCGCAATATGTAGCTTTTCCAAAACACATCAAAAAGTTCCCTATCCTTGAATGATTCCTCGTTAATTTCAAAAACTTTGCCGCTATTTTCTCCTCTAACAAAACCTAAAACCCTAAATATCTCGCCCATACTTAAGTTGGATTTAACGCGGGTTTTTAAAAATTTTAGGAAGTTGGGGTTTAAATAAAGTTTTGTGGCGGAAACATTTTTACTAATATCTTTTAAATCCACCTCGCCAAACATTTCTTTAATCTCGGAAATACCCTTTTCGTCAATTAAAACATACGAGTTGGAATATACCGCAAGCTGTTTAAACACCGTTTCCTGCGTAAGACGAACATTGCCAATAACAAAGGCTTTAGACAAACTTCCTTCCCCATATCTTTCGGCAAGGTCGCAATCGGCAAAAATTGGGAGGTTTACTATAAAATAATTTTGACTTTGCGGAACAATTTTTAAAATATAAGCGCCTTTAAGAGACGAAGTTGTTTTGTTTATATCCCCCACCACTAAAAATAAAACATTAAGGTCGTCCTCCCCTTGCCATTCCTCGTTTTTTTCTATGGACCCAAGGGACGCTGAAATTAAAGGAGCTTTAGCAAATTTGTAGATTGAAAATGCGGTAAGTAAAAGAGTTGTTAAAACAAGGGATAAAACGGCAAAGAAAAGAAAACGGATTTTCTTTCGCGCCTTTCGCGCGGCTTTAGATTTTTTCCAGCTAAACCCTTCTTTTCTTTTAGCAGAGATTTTTTTTGACTTTTTGGCAGAACGAGCAAGCATAACTAAAAGTATAATAGCGTATACACGCTTGCTATGCAATAAGAGTTTTTTCTAAAAAGGTGAATTTCTCTTGGGGTCTGTACCCCGCCAGCTGGCGGGGTCAGCGCCCCTATGAATTTTTCCCGCTTAATACCCACTAAGCTATCTGCAAAACCAACCTCGGGGGTTGGAAATTCCAATTATGTCTCTATTATACTACAGGTCGGGGCGTTTGTCAGTAGGATAAAACGGGGCTGAATTATAATTTGAAATTTGTCCGCCAGCCGGCGGATTGATGGTTGGTAAATTCGTCGCAAGCTCCTCATTAACCAACCAGTCAATACCTATGCTCTTCCGCTAACTGACACATTAGCTCTTCTATACCATCCTTCTCAAACCCCAGCAAAGAAAGCGCGTTTCTCGCCATTTCCCTTGCTGCGGTAAATTCTGGTTCCACCACATTTTTAACCCCTTCAATAACAAAATACGCCGCCTCGTTCTCGCTATGAACCCGCATAATAATTTTAATATCTGGCTTTATCCTCCGCGCATGCCTTAATATAAGCTCATTCCCGTTTTTGCCCGGCTTGGCTATAACCAAAATCTTTGCCCTTTCAAGCCTAGCCAACTTTAGGACTTCCTCGTCCTCGGCGTCGCCGAAAATATTTGCCGTTCCCCTATTTCTTAAATATTTTAAATTCTGATAATTCAAATCCACCACCACATAAGGAGCCTTTGCCAAATCCAAAATCCTAGCAACCGCGCGTCCTACCCTGCCATAGCCAATAATAACCGTATGGCAACTCATTTCCTTTAACTCGTCTTTTGGCGCGTAAACCGCCATTGAATCAAGCCGTATAAAAACCCGCGCATAAATTTTTGGTAAGCGAGTCTTGGCAATCTTTCTTATTTTTTCATAAAAAACCTCCGCTTTGTTAAACAAAAACGGGGTAAGTATTATAGTTGTAACCGCCGAAGAAATAATAATCTGAAAAGTGTTTGAACTTATAACCCCCTTATCCAAACCTATCTTTGCCAGAATAAAACCAAACTCCCCAATCTGAACCAGCCCTAACCCCACAAAAAATGCTATTTTGGAATGATAGCCCTCGTACAAAACAAGTC is drawn from Patescibacteria group bacterium and contains these coding sequences:
- a CDS encoding LytR C-terminal domain-containing protein produces the protein MLARSAKKSKKISAKRKEGFSWKKSKAARKARKKIRFLFFAVLSLVLTTLLLTAFSIYKFAKAPLISASLGSIEKNEEWQGEDDLNVLFLVVGDINKTTSSLKGAYILKIVPQSQNYFIVNLPIFADCDLAERYGEGSLSKAFVIGNVRLTQETVFKQLAVYSNSYVLIDEKGISEIKEMFGEVDLKDISKNVSATKLYLNPNFLKFLKTRVKSNLSMGEIFRVLGFVRGENSGKVFEINEESFKDRELFDVFWKSYILRGITGEENARIMILNGAEIAGLAGWGGRVVENSGLTLLDVGNTEKKYEKSFLVSVDPLSKTSQKLSRVFGIAEIKDRDAVESGTEPFFRGEVVVILGLDIGNVL
- a CDS encoding type IV secretion system DNA-binding domain-containing protein, with the protein product MERMFLIITALLAGAGVVFVVVKLLKKKNFLSSKIEFDNVTLHIRVPKMQFEKHTELQAAPLAAEQFFSSLHGLLREDIGEQEHAAFEISATKNGIGFYCTVPKHLRGFVESQLYAQYPDAQITESTDFVKSEVPKFSRGGHFMLAKDLMFPIKTFRDFEVDPLAAITSALSNVNDNEEIWLQFLARPIPDGWQEDGYEYIKRITEGAKEIKLSLREILKDALSEILSIVFVEIPKKIVSNEPPPPPAYKPLSPVSPKLSGDKELELEAIGNKLSKMGFEVEIKIAAFADDTLRLEDIIRGVTASFRQFSTSSLNSLKGADWTDDSNDTIDDFKKRTLHTNKMILLNTEELASIFHLPSSKVDTPNISWTLASRGEPPLNLPTENCTFFGTTTFRDKKIKFGIRNDNADRDRHMYLVGKTGTGKSTIFKNMIIQDMQKGFGVGVIDPHGELVDFVLNNVPDDRIEDVVIFDPSDTEYPVGLNMLECSDPSQKNLMASGLLGAFSKQFGYSWGPRLEYLLNNAILTMLDVPGTTMLGITRLFADKNYQSYIVHKVKDPIIKEYWNKEFKDMKGNQSLITESLSPIQNKVGRFLSSSTIRNILGQRNSTVNLQDIMNNKKIFLVNLSKGKIGEDNAYLLGSLLVSRLFFEVVQRVNLPEEERQPFYLYIDEFQNFASDSFADILSEARKYRLVLHLTHQYTAQLSEPIQNAIFGNVGTTVALTLGAQDAAVLAPEFAPIFEENDLITLEKYHFYVKLMIDAMTSPPFSGASLPPPSKEEYTNNKEKVVEASRRKFGAASADVEAKIKAWIERPFDLGMAIAEEHREKKAMETQQSVGEVIIEG